One genomic region from Kineobactrum salinum encodes:
- a CDS encoding nuclear transport factor 2 family protein — protein MTDLTGKLEQLLAKQEIHDVIMRYARGVDRADEALLKSCYHADAIEEHGSTYSGSAHAYFDAAVPRIRKMGPMAHYVCNITIELQGDTAYVESYLITFARFARDGQDFDTFTGGRICDRFEQREGNWLIAHRKMVFDWNHDMPANQGWCLGMFDPSHPAMNFGRKDEQDLSYQRF, from the coding sequence ATGACCGATCTGACAGGCAAGCTCGAACAGCTGCTGGCAAAGCAGGAAATCCACGACGTGATCATGCGCTATGCGCGGGGCGTTGACCGGGCCGACGAGGCCCTGCTGAAGTCCTGCTACCACGCCGACGCGATAGAGGAACACGGCAGCACCTATTCGGGGTCTGCGCACGCCTATTTCGACGCAGCGGTACCGCGCATCCGCAAAATGGGCCCGATGGCCCACTACGTCTGCAACATCACTATCGAATTGCAGGGCGACACTGCCTACGTGGAGTCCTACCTGATCACCTTCGCGCGCTTCGCCCGCGATGGCCAGGATTTCGACACCTTCACCGGCGGCCGCATCTGCGACCGCTTCGAGCAACGCGAAGGCAACTGGCTGATCGCTCACCGCAAGATGGTGTTCGACTGGAATCACGACATGCCCGCCAACCAGGGCTGGTGCCTGGGCATGTTCGACCCGTCCCACCCCGCCATGAACTTTGGGCGCAAGGACGAACAGGATCTGTCCTACCAGCGGTTCTGA